From the genome of Halorussus caseinilyticus, one region includes:
- a CDS encoding DsbA family oxidoreductase, translating into MSQQSADDALTVYSDYVCPFCYLGKAAMDQYRERADDPPEVEWRFYDLRGYKRDESGDIRDDVDDGKDDDYFAQVRENVERLKERFDVEMTLDFSEDVDSWNAQQAALFVRKSEDEETFLTFHEAVFDALWQDGRDVGDPDVLAAIAADAGLDPDEVRAATEDEELAADLRERFEQAQQAGVSGIPTFVYEGHAARGAIPPAQFERLVEGGE; encoded by the coding sequence ATGAGCCAGCAATCGGCCGACGACGCGCTGACCGTCTACTCCGACTACGTATGCCCGTTCTGCTACCTCGGCAAGGCCGCGATGGACCAGTACCGCGAACGCGCCGACGACCCGCCGGAAGTCGAGTGGCGTTTCTACGACCTCAGAGGCTACAAACGCGACGAATCGGGCGACATCCGCGACGACGTAGACGACGGCAAGGACGACGACTACTTCGCGCAGGTCCGCGAGAACGTCGAACGCCTCAAGGAGCGCTTCGACGTGGAGATGACCCTCGACTTCTCGGAAGACGTGGACTCGTGGAACGCACAACAGGCCGCGCTCTTCGTCCGGAAGAGCGAAGACGAAGAGACCTTTCTGACCTTCCACGAGGCAGTCTTCGACGCGCTCTGGCAGGACGGCCGGGACGTTGGCGACCCCGACGTGCTGGCCGCGATTGCGGCGGACGCGGGTCTCGACCCCGACGAGGTTCGGGCCGCGACCGAAGACGAGGAACTCGCGGCCGACCTCCGCGAGCGGTTCGAGCAGGCCCAGCAAGCCGGTGTCTCGGGTATCCCGACGTTCGTCTACGAGGGCCACGCCGCGCGCGGCGCGATTCCGCCCGCGCAGTTCGAGCGACTGGTCGAAGGCGGGGAGTAG
- a CDS encoding nitroreductase/quinone reductase family protein has protein sequence MARHHRLKSALAVLGLAGIAALAVRRRRGRGATDAAESSTARQPPVAPAEPPAPDWAYDVINPVMERLLRSPLHGLVSDSLMLLTFTGRKSGDEYTTPVGYRQEGDALTVFTQSDWWKNLRGGQQVRVYLRGEERSGVADATADPKEVAEHVRRFVAEQGVESARRIGLRVEGERLPDDERLAAGVEGMVAIEIELDE, from the coding sequence ATGGCCCGACATCACCGATTGAAGTCCGCGCTCGCAGTCCTCGGACTCGCGGGAATCGCCGCGCTCGCGGTTCGTCGTCGCCGGGGTCGGGGAGCGACCGACGCCGCCGAATCTTCGACGGCCCGCCAACCGCCAGTCGCACCTGCGGAACCGCCAGCGCCCGACTGGGCCTACGACGTTATCAACCCCGTGATGGAGCGACTCCTGCGGTCGCCGCTCCACGGACTCGTCAGCGACTCGCTGATGCTACTCACCTTTACCGGGCGCAAGTCGGGCGACGAGTACACCACGCCGGTCGGCTATCGGCAGGAGGGCGACGCCCTGACCGTGTTCACCCAGAGCGACTGGTGGAAGAACCTCCGCGGGGGTCAGCAGGTGCGGGTCTACCTCCGCGGCGAAGAGCGGTCGGGCGTGGCCGACGCGACGGCGGACCCGAAAGAAGTCGCCGAACACGTGCGGCGGTTCGTCGCAGAGCAAGGAGTCGAGAGCGCCCGACGGATTGGCTTGCGGGTGGAAGGCGAGCGACTGCCAGACGACGAGCGACTGGCGGCGGGCGTCGAGGGGATGGTCGCCATCGAAATCGAGTTGGACGAGTGA
- a CDS encoding thioredoxin family protein, producing the protein MTETTDDPAFSDRSDKPVHLADADELDAFVADHDLALVDFYTKGCSLCQAIEPVVGNVARATDAAVALCNPRDDPPLVERFDVRSVPTLLLFEDGELVGRMAEGFQGTDAVVEFVESGGET; encoded by the coding sequence ATGACCGAGACCACCGACGACCCCGCGTTCTCCGACCGTTCCGATAAACCCGTCCACCTCGCCGACGCCGACGAGTTGGACGCCTTCGTCGCCGACCACGACCTCGCGCTCGTGGACTTCTACACGAAGGGGTGTTCGCTCTGTCAGGCCATCGAACCCGTGGTGGGCAACGTCGCCCGCGCGACCGACGCCGCTGTCGCGCTCTGCAACCCCCGCGACGACCCGCCGCTGGTCGAGCGGTTCGACGTGCGGAGCGTGCCGACACTGCTCCTGTTCGAGGACGGCGAACTCGTCGGCAGGATGGCCGAGGGCTTTCAGGGGACCGATGCAGTCGTGGAGTTCGTGGAGTCGGGCGGCGAGACGTAG
- the mutS gene encoding DNA mismatch repair protein MutS, translated as MDAALGPPEKMAENEDDLTPMMSQYFELCGEYDDSLVLFQVGDFYETFCEAAERTARLLEIALTQREDSTGTYPMAGIPIDNAESYIETLLDAGYRVAVADQVQEPEEASGVVDRAVTRIVTPGTLTEDELLDTDDNNFVACLTEDPDRYGLAFLDVSTGDFYATSARREGAVADEVSRFAPAEAIAEPDAAIDPFDADCMVSPYDAAAFDYEAARERVEAYFGSPDALLAADAEVRACGALLAYAEYTRGGENDHLDYLNHLTRYEPHEYMLLDRVALSSLELFERRTVHGDADVTLLGVLDETSCALGSRKLKDWLRRPLLDPDRIEARLDAVEAWTHDVQAREQARNLLRDVYDIERLIARISRGRANARDLRSLKATLDVVPELKTALADFEAEKLVELRAELDELADVRDLVGRAIREDPSREITEGDVIRPGYDDELDELRETEREGKAWIDDLEAKERERTGIDSLKVGHNSVHGYYIEVTNPNLDSVPDDYNRRQTLKNSERFYTPELKEREDEILRAENRADDLEHELFRDVRATVAAESERVQAVADALAELDVLAALGEVAATRDYARPEIGGEGIHVEGGRHPVVERTQQSFVPNDAHLDPDDAFAVVTGPNMSGKSTYMRQVALITVLAQTGSFVPAASARIAPVDRIFTRVGASDDIAGGRSTFMVEMTELASILESATGDSLVLLDEVGRGTSTTDGLAIARAVTEFVHDEIGALTLFATHHHELTETAEDLPYAFNLHFAAEGTDEEVVFDHDVRRGAATASYGVQVAREAGVPDEVVERARDLLAEAESADVEVGESDAESSASDSPAPDSPAPDSPPQAIADGPEDELAARLREVDVATMTPLEAMNELAELKREVE; from the coding sequence ATGGACGCGGCGCTGGGGCCACCCGAGAAGATGGCCGAGAACGAGGACGACCTGACGCCGATGATGAGTCAGTACTTCGAACTCTGCGGCGAGTACGACGACTCGCTCGTGCTGTTTCAGGTGGGCGACTTCTACGAGACCTTCTGCGAGGCGGCCGAGCGCACCGCCCGACTGCTCGAAATCGCGCTGACTCAGCGCGAGGACTCGACCGGCACCTACCCGATGGCTGGCATCCCCATCGACAACGCCGAGTCGTACATCGAGACCCTGCTCGACGCTGGCTACCGGGTCGCGGTCGCCGACCAAGTGCAGGAACCCGAGGAGGCCTCGGGCGTGGTGGACCGCGCGGTCACGCGCATCGTCACGCCCGGCACGCTGACCGAGGACGAACTGCTCGACACCGACGACAACAACTTCGTCGCCTGCCTCACCGAGGACCCCGACCGCTACGGACTCGCCTTCCTCGACGTTTCGACCGGCGACTTCTACGCGACCAGCGCCCGCCGCGAGGGGGCCGTCGCCGACGAGGTGAGTCGGTTCGCCCCCGCGGAGGCCATCGCGGAACCCGACGCCGCCATCGACCCCTTCGACGCCGACTGCATGGTCTCGCCCTACGACGCCGCGGCGTTCGACTACGAGGCGGCCCGCGAGCGAGTCGAGGCGTACTTCGGGTCGCCGGACGCCCTGCTCGCGGCCGACGCGGAAGTCCGGGCCTGCGGTGCCTTGCTCGCCTACGCCGAGTACACCCGCGGGGGAGAGAACGACCACCTCGACTACCTCAATCACCTCACGCGCTACGAACCCCACGAGTACATGCTGTTGGACCGGGTGGCCCTCTCCAGTCTCGAACTGTTCGAGCGCCGGACGGTCCACGGCGACGCCGACGTGACCCTGCTGGGCGTGCTGGACGAAACGTCGTGCGCGCTCGGAAGCCGGAAGTTGAAAGACTGGCTCCGCCGACCCCTACTCGACCCCGACCGAATCGAGGCCCGACTCGATGCGGTCGAAGCGTGGACCCACGACGTGCAGGCCCGCGAGCAGGCCCGGAACCTGCTCCGAGACGTGTACGACATCGAGCGTCTCATCGCCCGCATCTCGCGGGGCCGGGCCAACGCCCGCGACCTGCGCTCGCTGAAGGCCACCCTCGACGTGGTGCCCGAGCTGAAGACCGCGCTCGCCGACTTCGAGGCCGAGAAACTGGTCGAACTCCGGGCGGAGTTGGACGAACTCGCCGACGTTCGTGACCTCGTGGGCCGGGCCATCCGGGAGGACCCTTCGCGGGAAATCACCGAGGGCGACGTGATTCGGCCGGGCTACGACGACGAACTCGACGAACTCCGCGAGACCGAACGCGAGGGCAAGGCGTGGATAGACGACCTCGAAGCCAAAGAGCGCGAGCGGACCGGTATCGACTCGCTGAAGGTCGGTCACAACTCGGTCCACGGCTACTACATCGAGGTGACGAACCCCAACCTCGATTCGGTGCCCGACGACTACAACCGCAGACAGACGCTGAAGAACTCCGAGCGGTTCTACACGCCCGAACTCAAGGAGCGCGAGGACGAGATTCTGCGCGCGGAGAACCGTGCCGACGACCTCGAACACGAGTTGTTCCGCGACGTGCGCGCGACGGTCGCGGCCGAGTCCGAGCGCGTACAGGCGGTCGCGGACGCGCTCGCGGAACTCGACGTGTTGGCCGCCCTCGGAGAAGTCGCGGCCACGCGGGACTACGCCCGCCCGGAAATCGGCGGTGAGGGCATCCACGTCGAGGGCGGACGCCACCCGGTCGTCGAGCGCACCCAGCAGTCGTTCGTGCCCAACGACGCCCATCTGGACCCCGACGACGCCTTCGCGGTCGTCACCGGCCCGAACATGTCGGGGAAATCGACCTACATGCGGCAGGTCGCGCTCATCACGGTCCTCGCACAGACCGGAAGCTTCGTCCCGGCCGCCAGCGCCCGCATCGCCCCCGTGGACCGCATCTTCACCCGCGTCGGCGCGAGCGACGACATCGCCGGGGGTCGCTCTACCTTCATGGTCGAGATGACGGAACTCGCCTCGATTCTGGAGAGCGCCACTGGGGACTCGCTAGTCCTGCTGGACGAGGTTGGCCGGGGCACCAGCACCACGGACGGTCTCGCCATCGCCCGCGCCGTGACCGAATTCGTCCACGACGAGATTGGCGCGCTGACGCTGTTCGCCACTCACCACCACGAACTCACTGAGACCGCAGAAGACCTCCCCTACGCCTTCAACCTCCACTTCGCGGCCGAGGGGACCGACGAGGAAGTTGTCTTCGACCACGACGTGCGCCGCGGCGCGGCCACCGCCTCCTACGGCGTGCAGGTCGCCCGCGAAGCGGGCGTCCCCGACGAGGTTGTCGAACGAGCGCGCGACCTGTTGGCCGAGGCGGAGTCCGCGGACGTGGAAGTCGGCGAGTCGGACGCGGAGTCCTCCGCGTCCGACTCGCCAGCACCTGATTCGCCAGCACCCGACTCGCCGCCGCAGGCCATCGCGGACGGTCCCGAGGACGAACTCGCCGCGCGCCTCCGCGAAGTTGACGTGGCGACGATGACGCCGCTGGAGGCGATGAACGAGTTGGCCGAGTTGAAGCGCGAAGTGGAGTAA